Proteins encoded in a region of the Streptomyces akebiae genome:
- the lpdA gene encoding dihydrolipoyl dehydrogenase — MANDASTVFDLVILGGGSGGYAAALRGAQLGLDVALIEKDKVGGTCLHRGCIPTKALLHAGEIADQARESEQFGVKATFEGIDIAGVHKYKDGVISGLYKGLQGLVASRKVTYIEGEGRLSSPTSVDVNGQRVQGRHVLLATGSVPKSLPGLEIDGNRIISSDHALVLDRVPKSAIVLGGGVIGVEFASAWKSFGTDITIIEGLKHLAPLEDENSSKLLERAFRKRGIKFNLGTFFSKAEYTQDGVKVTLADGKEFEAEVLLVAVGRGPVSAGLGYEEQGVAMDRGYVLVDEYMRTNVPTISAVGDLVPTLQLAHVGFAEGILVAERLAGLKTVPIDYDGVPRVTYCHPEVASVGITEAKAKEIYGADKVVALKYNLAGNGKSKILNTSGEIKLVQVKDGAVVGVHMVGDRMGEQVGEAQLIYNWEALPAEVAQLIHAHPTQNEALGEAHLALAGKPLHSHD; from the coding sequence GTGGCGAACGACGCCAGCACCGTTTTCGACCTAGTGATCCTCGGCGGTGGTAGCGGTGGTTACGCCGCGGCCCTGCGCGGGGCTCAGCTGGGCCTGGACGTCGCCCTGATCGAGAAGGACAAGGTCGGCGGCACCTGCCTGCACCGGGGATGCATTCCCACGAAGGCCCTGCTCCACGCGGGCGAGATCGCCGACCAGGCCCGCGAGAGCGAGCAGTTCGGTGTGAAGGCCACCTTCGAGGGCATCGACATCGCCGGGGTGCACAAGTACAAGGACGGCGTGATCTCCGGCCTCTACAAGGGTCTGCAGGGTCTCGTCGCCTCCCGCAAGGTCACCTACATCGAGGGTGAGGGCCGTCTGTCCTCCCCGACCTCCGTCGATGTGAACGGCCAGCGCGTCCAGGGCCGTCACGTCCTGCTGGCGACCGGCTCCGTGCCGAAGTCGCTGCCGGGCCTGGAGATCGACGGCAACCGCATCATCTCCTCGGACCACGCCCTCGTCCTGGACCGTGTCCCGAAGTCGGCGATCGTCCTCGGCGGCGGTGTCATCGGCGTCGAGTTCGCCTCCGCCTGGAAGTCCTTCGGCACCGACATCACGATCATCGAGGGGCTGAAGCACCTCGCCCCGCTCGAGGACGAGAACTCCTCCAAGCTTCTTGAGCGCGCCTTCCGCAAGCGCGGCATCAAGTTCAACCTGGGCACCTTCTTCTCGAAGGCCGAGTACACCCAGGACGGTGTCAAGGTCACCCTCGCCGACGGCAAGGAGTTCGAGGCCGAGGTCCTGCTCGTCGCGGTGGGCCGCGGCCCCGTCTCCGCCGGTCTCGGCTACGAGGAGCAGGGCGTCGCGATGGACCGCGGCTACGTCCTGGTCGACGAGTACATGCGCACGAACGTCCCGACCATCTCCGCCGTCGGTGACCTGGTCCCGACGCTCCAGCTCGCGCACGTCGGCTTCGCCGAGGGCATCCTGGTGGCGGAGCGTCTGGCCGGCCTGAAGACCGTTCCGATCGACTACGACGGTGTCCCGCGGGTGACGTACTGCCACCCCGAGGTCGCCTCCGTGGGCATCACCGAGGCCAAGGCCAAGGAGATCTACGGCGCGGACAAGGTCGTCGCTCTGAAGTACAACCTCGCGGGCAACGGCAAGAGCAAGATCCTGAACACCTCGGGCGAGATCAAGCTCGTCCAGGTCAAGGACGGTGCCGTGGTCGGCGTCCACATGGTCGGCGACCGCATGGGCGAGCAGGTGGGCGAGGCCCAGCTGATCTACAACTGGGAAGCCCTCCCCGCCGAGGTCGCCCAGCTGATCCACGCCCACCCGACGCAGAACGAGGCGCTCGGCGAGGCCCACCTGGCCCTCGCGGGCAAGCCGCTGCACTCGCACGACTGA
- a CDS encoding leucyl aminopeptidase, translating to MTALTLSTAAVSGLRADAIVVGVAKGPASRSGDLVVAPGAEAVDQAYDGKLAGLLETLGASGAEGEVTKLPAPSGFKAPLVVAVGLGSVPEKDGTFGTETLRRAAGAAARALTGTKKAAFTLPVVDAVAVAAVAEGALLGAYSFDAYKGLAPSDKDAKAKNGKAPLADVVLLGAKPRDKAHKAAVERAIAVTEELNRARDLINTPPNDLDPEAFAAVAQTAAKEHGIKVTVLDEKALAKGGYGGILGVGAGSAATPRLVQLTYTSSKAKKHLAFVGKGITYDSGGISLKPAGHNETMKCDMSGAAAVFAAVVAAARLKLEVNVTGWLALAENMPSGSATRPGDVLRMYSGKTVEVLNTDAEGRLVLADALAKASEDKPDAIVDVATLTGAMMLALGNRTFGIMANDDAFRSAVHEAAEESGEPAWPMPLPDHLRKGMDSPTADIANMGERYGGGLVAGLFLKEFVGEGITWAHLDIAGPAFNEGGPFGYTPKGGTGTAVRTLVRLAERAASGDLG from the coding sequence GTGACTGCTCTCACTCTCAGCACCGCCGCCGTGTCGGGCCTCCGGGCCGACGCGATCGTGGTCGGTGTCGCGAAGGGCCCTGCATCCCGGTCCGGGGACCTGGTCGTAGCGCCGGGTGCCGAGGCCGTGGACCAGGCGTACGACGGCAAGCTGGCCGGCCTCCTGGAGACCCTCGGCGCCTCGGGTGCCGAGGGCGAGGTGACGAAGCTGCCCGCGCCGTCCGGCTTCAAGGCGCCGCTCGTGGTGGCGGTGGGCCTGGGCTCGGTGCCCGAGAAGGACGGCACGTTCGGCACGGAGACGCTGCGCCGTGCGGCCGGCGCCGCGGCCCGCGCGCTGACCGGGACGAAGAAGGCCGCGTTCACGCTGCCCGTCGTCGACGCCGTCGCCGTGGCCGCCGTCGCCGAGGGCGCGCTGCTCGGCGCGTACTCCTTCGACGCCTACAAGGGGCTGGCGCCTTCGGACAAGGACGCGAAGGCGAAGAACGGCAAGGCGCCGCTCGCCGATGTCGTCCTGCTCGGCGCGAAGCCCCGCGACAAGGCCCACAAGGCCGCCGTCGAGCGCGCGATCGCGGTGACCGAGGAGCTGAACCGCGCCCGCGACCTCATCAACACCCCGCCGAACGACCTCGACCCGGAGGCCTTCGCCGCCGTCGCGCAGACCGCGGCCAAGGAACACGGCATCAAGGTGACCGTCCTCGACGAGAAGGCGCTCGCCAAAGGCGGCTACGGCGGCATCCTCGGCGTGGGCGCGGGCTCCGCGGCCACGCCCCGGCTGGTGCAGCTGACGTACACCAGCTCCAAGGCGAAGAAGCACCTGGCGTTCGTCGGCAAGGGCATCACCTACGACTCGGGCGGCATCTCGCTCAAGCCCGCCGGGCACAACGAGACGATGAAGTGCGACATGAGCGGCGCGGCCGCCGTGTTCGCCGCGGTCGTCGCCGCCGCCCGGCTCAAGCTGGAGGTCAACGTCACGGGCTGGCTCGCCCTCGCCGAGAACATGCCGTCCGGCTCCGCCACCCGCCCGGGTGACGTGCTGCGCATGTACAGCGGCAAGACGGTGGAGGTGCTGAACACCGACGCCGAGGGCCGACTGGTGCTGGCCGACGCGCTCGCCAAGGCGTCCGAGGACAAGCCGGACGCGATCGTCGACGTGGCCACGCTGACCGGCGCGATGATGCTGGCGCTGGGCAACCGGACGTTCGGGATCATGGCCAACGACGACGCCTTCCGCTCCGCGGTGCACGAGGCCGCCGAGGAGTCCGGGGAGCCGGCGTGGCCGATGCCGCTGCCGGACCACCTGCGCAAGGGCATGGACTCCCCGACCGCCGACATCGCGAACATGGGCGAGCGGTACGGCGGCGGCCTGGTCGCCGGGCTGTTCCTGAAGGAGTTCGTGGGCGAGGGGATCACCTGGGCCCACCTGGACATCGCGGGGCCGGCGTTCAACGAGGGCGGGCCCTTCGGATACACGCCGAAGGGGGGTACCGGGACCGCGGTGCGGACCCTGGTGCGGCTCGCCGAGCGTGCGGCCTCGGGTGACCTGGGGTGA
- the pelF gene encoding GT4 family glycosyltransferase PelF, with product MMRDGRHVTMLTEGTYPHVHGGVSTWCDQLVKGMPDVEFHLVSLTGTGREPVTWDLPPNVYRHTSVPTWGPRPGRARAPYGAARRRFTDSYERLLLSVLDPDEPRGFEEALYELAGLARDGRLSAALRTESALRSLMWIWTMPHLPTAAALPTVHDALTATDLLEHSLRPLGARIPEDCVAHAVSGGLATLPALAARELDGVPFLLTEHGIYLRERYLGHRAADQRWPVKAFMLGFHRELTRLGYRAADLITPCNRYNRRWEERGGADTDRIRTVYNGVDPAAFPHAGPEPEVPTLTWCGRVDPIKDLETLLHAYALVRAELPGTRLRLFGPVPPGGEEYRTELEKLAAELGVTDGLTFEGRISEVWRAYAAGHVVMLSSISEGFPFSLIEAMSCGRTTVSTDVGGVREAVGDTGIVVPPREPETMADAALTLLRDHERRRGLGESARRRVIDRFTLRRSVDAFRMIYQELAGRDDIVYQAAPATVADWTAELRDPWYRTGTTDGTDR from the coding sequence ATGATGCGCGACGGCCGTCATGTCACGATGCTCACCGAAGGCACCTATCCGCATGTCCACGGCGGGGTCAGCACCTGGTGCGACCAGCTCGTCAAGGGCATGCCCGACGTCGAGTTCCACCTCGTGTCGCTCACCGGGACCGGCCGCGAACCCGTCACCTGGGATCTGCCGCCGAACGTGTACCGGCACACCTCCGTACCGACCTGGGGCCCGCGCCCCGGCCGCGCCCGCGCCCCGTACGGCGCGGCCCGCCGCCGCTTCACCGACTCCTACGAGCGGCTGCTGCTCTCCGTCCTCGACCCCGACGAACCCCGGGGCTTCGAGGAGGCCCTGTACGAGCTGGCCGGACTCGCCCGCGACGGACGCCTGTCGGCGGCCCTGCGCACCGAGTCCGCGCTCCGCTCGCTGATGTGGATCTGGACGATGCCCCATCTCCCGACGGCCGCCGCGCTCCCCACCGTCCACGACGCGCTCACCGCGACCGATCTGCTGGAGCACTCCCTGCGGCCGCTCGGTGCCCGGATCCCCGAGGACTGTGTGGCCCACGCGGTCAGCGGCGGCCTCGCCACCCTGCCCGCGCTCGCCGCCCGTGAGCTGGACGGCGTACCGTTCCTCCTCACCGAGCACGGCATCTATCTGCGAGAGCGCTATCTCGGCCACCGCGCCGCCGACCAGCGCTGGCCCGTGAAGGCCTTCATGCTCGGCTTCCACCGCGAGCTGACCAGGCTCGGCTACCGTGCCGCCGACCTCATCACCCCCTGCAACCGGTACAACCGCCGCTGGGAGGAGCGCGGCGGCGCCGACACCGACAGGATCCGCACGGTCTACAACGGCGTCGACCCGGCCGCCTTCCCGCACGCCGGCCCCGAACCCGAAGTACCCACCCTCACCTGGTGCGGACGCGTCGACCCCATCAAGGACCTGGAGACGCTGCTGCACGCCTACGCCCTGGTCCGCGCCGAACTCCCCGGGACCAGGCTCCGGCTGTTCGGGCCCGTGCCGCCGGGCGGCGAGGAGTACCGCACCGAGCTGGAGAAACTCGCCGCCGAACTGGGCGTCACCGACGGGCTCACCTTCGAGGGCCGGATCAGCGAGGTGTGGCGGGCCTACGCCGCCGGGCACGTCGTGATGCTGTCCTCGATCTCGGAGGGCTTCCCGTTCTCCCTCATCGAGGCCATGTCCTGCGGCCGTACGACCGTGTCGACCGATGTCGGAGGCGTCCGCGAGGCGGTCGGCGACACCGGGATCGTCGTGCCGCCCCGAGAGCCGGAGACGATGGCCGACGCCGCGCTCACCCTCCTCCGCGACCACGAACGCCGCCGGGGCCTCGGGGAGTCGGCACGGCGGCGGGTGATCGACCGGTTCACCCTGCGCCGGTCCGTGGACGCGTTCCGCATGATCTACCAGGAACTCGCGGGCCGGGACGACATCGTGTACCAGGCCGCGCCGGCGACGGTCGCCGACTGGACCGCCGAACTGCGCGACCCCTGGTACCGGACCGGCACGACGGACGGAACCGACCGATGA
- a CDS encoding spherulation-specific family 4 protein, which translates to MTAHGPARPGTDRASHPSHPSFLVPYYEHPADRPAEWDALVEAAPRLYGVVLNPANGPGDGPDPAFIRVASRLRAAGVRLLGYADTGYGRRPVTDVVRELTRYHAWYGTDGAFLDQVAAELGAFDHYRRLAAAVWGAGAATLALNPGTPPHPAYARIADLVVTFEGTWETYRDQPSEPWPGGSGGLGARVCHLVHGVPSGTDVGGVARARGASVHCAVPGVGDHPWGTLPHALEPRR; encoded by the coding sequence ATGACCGCACACGGACCGGCGCGCCCGGGAACGGACCGGGCCTCCCACCCCTCCCACCCCTCCTTCTTGGTTCCCTACTACGAGCACCCCGCCGACCGCCCCGCCGAATGGGACGCCCTCGTCGAGGCCGCGCCCCGCCTCTACGGCGTCGTCCTCAACCCGGCGAACGGGCCGGGCGACGGCCCCGACCCGGCGTTCATCCGGGTCGCGAGCCGACTGCGGGCGGCCGGTGTACGCCTCCTCGGGTACGCCGACACCGGCTACGGCCGCAGACCCGTCACCGACGTCGTACGGGAGCTGACCCGCTACCACGCCTGGTACGGCACCGACGGGGCCTTCCTCGACCAAGTGGCCGCGGAACTCGGCGCGTTCGACCACTACCGACGGCTCGCCGCGGCCGTCTGGGGCGCCGGCGCCGCCACCCTCGCCCTCAACCCCGGCACCCCTCCGCACCCCGCGTACGCCCGGATCGCCGACCTCGTCGTCACCTTCGAGGGCACATGGGAGACGTACCGGGACCAGCCGTCCGAGCCCTGGCCCGGCGGCAGCGGCGGCCTCGGGGCGCGGGTGTGCCATCTGGTGCACGGGGTGCCGTCGGGCACCGACGTCGGAGGTGTCGCCCGCGCCCGGGGTGCCTCCGTGCACTGCGCGGTACCCGGCGTGGGGGATCATCCCTGGGGTACGTTGCCGCACGCCCTGGAGCCCCGACGATGA
- a CDS encoding endo alpha-1,4 polygalactosaminidase yields the protein MSRVLARTALLPLLLLVAGCTSASDDRPDTGGGTGEAARWRPEPGTGWQWQLSGRLDTSVDVPVYDIDGFDQSAGTVAELHDDGRKVICYLSTGAWEDWRPDADDFPKSVIGKGNGWEGERWLDIRATDVLEPLMAARVDMCAEKGFDAVEPDNMDGYRNETGFPLTAADQLRYNRLIARLAHERGLAVGLKNDLDQIPELVDDFDFAVNEQCAQYEECEDLTPFIEAGKAVFHVEYEMETGDFCPEARRLELSSLLKKWELGVWREAC from the coding sequence ATGAGCCGTGTCCTCGCCCGCACTGCCCTGCTGCCCCTCCTCCTGCTGGTGGCGGGGTGCACGAGCGCTTCCGACGACCGGCCGGACACCGGAGGCGGGACGGGCGAGGCCGCCCGCTGGCGACCGGAGCCGGGCACCGGGTGGCAGTGGCAGCTCAGCGGGCGACTGGACACCTCCGTCGACGTCCCCGTGTACGACATCGACGGCTTCGACCAGTCGGCCGGCACGGTCGCCGAGCTGCACGACGACGGCCGCAAGGTCATCTGCTATCTCTCCACCGGGGCCTGGGAGGACTGGCGTCCGGACGCCGACGACTTCCCGAAGTCGGTCATAGGCAAGGGCAACGGCTGGGAGGGCGAACGCTGGCTCGACATCCGGGCGACCGACGTCCTCGAACCCCTGATGGCCGCCCGTGTCGACATGTGCGCGGAGAAGGGCTTCGACGCGGTCGAGCCCGACAACATGGACGGCTACCGCAACGAGACCGGCTTCCCGCTCACGGCCGCCGACCAGCTCCGCTACAACCGCCTGATCGCCCGCCTCGCCCACGAGCGGGGCCTGGCGGTCGGCTTGAAGAACGACCTCGACCAGATACCCGAACTCGTCGACGACTTCGACTTCGCCGTCAACGAACAGTGCGCCCAGTACGAGGAGTGCGAGGACCTGACGCCGTTCATCGAGGCCGGCAAGGCCGTCTTCCACGTCGAGTACGAGATGGAGACGGGCGACTTCTGCCCCGAGGCCCGCCGTCTGGAGCTCAGCTCACTGCTGAAGAAGTGGGAGCTGGGGGTCTGGCGGGAGGCCTGCTGA
- a CDS encoding adenosylcobinamide-GDP ribazoletransferase translates to MSTPPEPPVPSGPTPADGLRFAFGTLTVLPVTVHRWDREAARVGMLCAPVAGLVVGLGAALLGGLLLVLGAGPLLAAVASVAVPAALTRGLHLDGLADTADGLGSGRPAEDALRIMKQSDIGPFGVITLVLVLLAQVAALTEAYGESWALGALAAAVGATSARLALTLAARVGVPAARPEGLGAAVAGVVPVRGALLVAALTGCAAAGAGAFLGPYDIGRTVLAVVLACGAAELLLRHCVRRFGGVTGDVFGGLAETAATVALVVFTLG, encoded by the coding sequence GTGTCCACGCCACCCGAGCCCCCCGTCCCGTCCGGCCCGACGCCCGCCGACGGCCTGCGCTTCGCCTTCGGCACCCTGACCGTGCTGCCGGTGACCGTGCACCGCTGGGACCGTGAGGCGGCGCGCGTCGGGATGCTGTGCGCGCCCGTCGCCGGGCTGGTCGTCGGCCTGGGCGCGGCCCTGCTCGGCGGTCTCCTGCTGGTCCTGGGGGCCGGGCCGCTGCTCGCCGCGGTGGCCTCCGTCGCCGTACCGGCCGCCCTCACCCGGGGCCTCCACCTGGACGGGCTCGCCGACACCGCCGACGGTCTCGGCAGCGGCAGGCCCGCCGAGGACGCGCTGCGGATCATGAAACAGTCGGACATCGGGCCGTTCGGTGTCATCACCCTCGTCCTCGTCCTGCTGGCCCAGGTGGCCGCGCTCACCGAGGCGTACGGCGAGTCCTGGGCGCTGGGCGCGCTCGCGGCGGCCGTCGGCGCGACCAGCGCCCGGCTGGCCCTGACGCTGGCCGCGCGGGTCGGCGTGCCCGCCGCCCGGCCGGAGGGACTGGGGGCGGCGGTGGCCGGGGTCGTGCCGGTGCGCGGCGCGCTGCTCGTGGCCGCCCTGACCGGGTGCGCGGCGGCGGGCGCGGGGGCGTTCCTCGGGCCGTACGACATCGGCCGTACGGTCCTCGCGGTCGTCCTCGCCTGCGGGGCCGCCGAACTGCTCCTGCGCCACTGCGTACGGCGGTTCGGGGGCGTCACCGGCGATGTGTTCGGCGGGCTCGCGGAGACGGCGGCGACGGTGGCGCTGGTGGTGTTCACCCTGGGCTGA
- the cobT gene encoding nicotinate-nucleotide--dimethylbenzimidazole phosphoribosyltransferase has protein sequence MSSLNLDDFTDLIERPDGGVRRDAEARREKQIVPPGALGRLDELGEWLAAAQSAVPVRPIERPRVLLFAGDHGIAELGVSARAAGTADQLVRGVLDGSSPVAVLARQLGVPVRVVDLALDCDPEALPGEVVRHRVRRGSGRIDVEDALTAEEAEAAFRVGVALADEEADSGTDLVVLGDVSVGGTTAAAVLVAGLCGTDASVVTGRGGRAIDDLTWMRKCAAVRDSLRRARPVLGDQLQLLATVGGADLAAMTGFLLQSAVRKTPVILDGVVSAACALVAQRVAFRAPDWWLAGQGSGEPAQAKALDRMAIEPLLDHGVKVGEGAGALLALPLVRAAAALAAELPEREAAAGEPAKPGGEEKNLGEEYDAT, from the coding sequence ATGAGCTCGCTTAATCTCGACGACTTCACCGATCTGATCGAGCGCCCCGACGGTGGGGTGCGCCGCGACGCCGAGGCGCGGCGGGAGAAGCAGATCGTGCCGCCCGGGGCGCTGGGCCGCCTCGACGAACTGGGTGAGTGGCTGGCGGCGGCGCAGTCGGCCGTGCCGGTGCGGCCGATCGAACGGCCCCGGGTGCTGCTGTTCGCGGGCGACCACGGGATCGCCGAACTGGGCGTCTCCGCGCGGGCCGCGGGCACCGCGGACCAGCTGGTGCGGGGCGTCCTGGACGGCAGCAGTCCGGTGGCGGTGCTGGCCCGGCAGCTCGGCGTGCCCGTCCGCGTGGTGGACCTCGCGCTCGACTGCGACCCGGAGGCGTTGCCCGGCGAGGTCGTACGGCATCGGGTGCGGCGCGGGTCCGGGCGTATCGACGTCGAGGACGCGCTGACGGCGGAGGAGGCGGAGGCCGCCTTCCGGGTGGGCGTCGCCCTCGCGGACGAGGAGGCGGACTCCGGGACCGACCTCGTCGTCCTCGGTGACGTGAGTGTCGGGGGGACCACGGCGGCGGCGGTCCTCGTCGCCGGGCTGTGCGGGACCGACGCGTCCGTCGTGACCGGGCGCGGCGGGCGCGCGATCGACGATCTGACATGGATGCGCAAGTGCGCGGCCGTACGGGACTCCCTGCGGCGGGCCCGGCCGGTGCTCGGCGACCAGTTGCAGTTGCTGGCGACCGTGGGTGGGGCGGATCTCGCCGCCATGACCGGGTTCCTGCTGCAGAGCGCGGTGCGCAAGACGCCGGTGATCCTGGACGGTGTGGTGTCGGCGGCGTGTGCGCTGGTCGCCCAGCGGGTCGCGTTCCGGGCGCCGGACTGGTGGCTGGCCGGGCAGGGCAGCGGGGAGCCGGCGCAGGCCAAGGCGTTGGACCGGATGGCGATCGAACCGCTGCTCGACCATGGGGTGAAGGTCGGCGAAGGGGCGGGCGCCCTGCTGGCGTTGCCGCTGGTGCGGGCCGCGGCCGCGTTGGCGGCGGAGCTGCCCGAGCGGGAGGCCGCGGCGGGGGAACCGGCGAAGCCGGGGGGCGAGGAGAAGAACCTCGGGGAGGAGTACGACGCGACCTAG
- a CDS encoding class I SAM-dependent methyltransferase has product MPPTPRPEPGPLAGVDPFHEPRRDDCPWCGSRQLRTRVRAPEGRRRTPGTFVVDECRDCSHAFQNPRPTADGLLLRYRRHAVEDDVHPDPVGRRRRRRLRGAARALPPSLEPESWLDVGTGHGHFPEAAREIHPYTSFDGLDPTPRVDLAWEAGRVEEAYRGLLTDPGIMARLRARYEVVSMFHHLEHTADPREELRAARAVLRPGGHLLLEVLDPARPLGALPARNRRLWKPHDRPRPLHLVPLRNLLAELRSLDFEILAARPCTPLPPRAHRILARRTTPPSAPTTPRAPTAERPDRSTP; this is encoded by the coding sequence ATGCCCCCCACCCCGCGGCCGGAGCCCGGCCCACTCGCGGGAGTCGACCCCTTCCACGAACCGCGCCGGGACGACTGTCCGTGGTGCGGCTCGCGGCAGTTGCGTACGCGGGTGCGCGCGCCGGAGGGGCGGCGGCGCACGCCGGGCACGTTCGTGGTGGACGAGTGCCGGGACTGCTCGCACGCCTTCCAGAACCCCCGGCCCACGGCGGACGGACTGCTGCTCCGGTACCGCCGGCACGCCGTCGAGGACGACGTCCACCCCGACCCCGTCGGGCGACGGCGCCGCCGGCGTCTGCGGGGCGCCGCCCGCGCGCTGCCGCCGTCCCTCGAACCGGAGAGCTGGCTCGACGTCGGCACCGGACACGGCCACTTCCCGGAGGCCGCGCGCGAGATCCACCCGTACACCTCCTTCGACGGTCTCGACCCGACCCCGCGCGTCGACCTGGCATGGGAGGCCGGGCGCGTGGAGGAGGCGTATCGGGGTCTGCTCACCGACCCCGGGATCATGGCGCGGCTGCGCGCCCGCTACGAGGTGGTGAGCATGTTCCACCACCTCGAACACACCGCCGACCCCCGCGAGGAGCTCCGTGCCGCCCGCGCGGTGCTGCGCCCCGGCGGTCATCTCCTCCTCGAAGTCCTGGACCCGGCCCGCCCGTTGGGCGCGCTGCCCGCCAGGAACCGACGCCTGTGGAAGCCGCACGACCGCCCCCGCCCCCTGCACCTCGTGCCCCTGCGCAACCTGCTCGCCGAACTGCGCTCCCTGGACTTCGAGATCCTCGCGGCCCGCCCGTGCACCCCTCTCCCGCCCCGCGCTCACCGCATCCTCGCGCGCCGCACCACACCACCGAGCGCCCCTACAACACCCCGGGCGCCGACGGCCGAACGGCCGGACCGTTCAACCCCGTAG
- a CDS encoding bifunctional adenosylcobinamide kinase/adenosylcobinamide-phosphate guanylyltransferase translates to MELTLLGTGAPAGLPRPDCPCAVCATALGVAARGATALLVDGTLLLDLTPGAALAAARAGRTLTGVRQVLLSHPHDGPAVEVPAGLPQPVRVPDGRELALLTGHRVRAQALDAPGTGYAVTGPGGQRLLYLPPGGAPAGVEERSEPYDMVLLDVLGRPDALARLRAAGAVGPTTDVVAVHIDHDVPPDGELPRRLAAAGARAVPDGTTLAVGAYEDVPDVPRRTLVLGGARSGKSVEAERRLEAFPDVLYVATGGLRGGDGEWAERVAAHRERRPGSWRTVETCDLVPLLKDDDGAPLLVDCLSLWLTDAMDAVGAWDDAEWAGGGERALRARVTELTDAVRHTRRTLVAVSNEVGSGIVPATASGRRYRDELGRLNAAFAKECEHVLLVVAGQALSLRG, encoded by the coding sequence GTGGAACTGACATTGCTCGGCACCGGCGCCCCCGCGGGACTCCCCCGCCCCGACTGTCCGTGCGCGGTGTGCGCGACCGCGCTCGGTGTGGCCGCGCGCGGGGCGACCGCGCTGCTCGTGGACGGCACACTGCTGCTCGACCTCACTCCGGGCGCCGCCCTCGCGGCCGCCCGCGCCGGGCGCACGCTCACCGGGGTGCGGCAGGTCCTGCTGTCGCATCCGCACGACGGGCCCGCCGTGGAAGTGCCGGCGGGGTTGCCGCAGCCGGTGCGGGTGCCGGACGGGCGGGAGCTGGCGCTGCTGACCGGGCACCGGGTACGGGCCCAGGCTTTGGACGCGCCCGGCACCGGGTACGCGGTGACCGGTCCGGGCGGCCAACGGTTGCTGTACCTGCCGCCGGGGGGCGCGCCCGCCGGCGTGGAGGAGCGGTCGGAGCCGTACGACATGGTCCTCCTCGATGTGCTGGGGCGGCCGGACGCACTGGCGCGGCTGCGCGCGGCGGGGGCCGTGGGCCCGACGACGGATGTCGTCGCCGTGCACATCGACCACGACGTGCCGCCGGACGGCGAGTTGCCGCGCCGGCTCGCGGCGGCGGGCGCGCGCGCCGTGCCGGACGGGACGACGCTGGCGGTCGGCGCCTACGAGGACGTACCCGATGTGCCGCGCCGCACGCTGGTGCTCGGCGGGGCACGGTCCGGGAAGTCGGTGGAGGCCGAGCGGCGGCTGGAGGCGTTCCCCGACGTCCTGTACGTGGCGACCGGCGGGCTGCGGGGCGGCGACGGGGAGTGGGCCGAGCGGGTCGCCGCCCACCGTGAGCGGCGGCCCGGGTCCTGGCGCACGGTCGAGACCTGCGACCTCGTCCCGCTGCTGAAGGACGACGACGGGGCGCCACTGCTCGTGGACTGTCTCTCGCTGTGGCTGACCGATGCCATGGACGCGGTGGGGGCGTGGGACGACGCGGAGTGGGCCGGCGGCGGGGAGCGCGCGCTCCGGGCGCGTGTCACCGAACTCACCGACGCCGTACGGCACACGCGCCGCACACTCGTCGCCGTCTCCAACGAGGTCGGCTCCGGCATCGTGCCCGCCACCGCCTCCGGCCGCCGCTACCGCGATGAACTCGGCCGCCTGAACGCGGCCTTCGCGAAGGAGTGCGAGCACGTGCTGCTGGTGGTGGCGGGGCAGGCCCTGTCGCTACGGGGTTGA
- a CDS encoding class I SAM-dependent methyltransferase has protein sequence MGQGTQALRLARAGHAVTGIERESKLIAVAQEALAAEPEGIRGRMRIVEGDGRDTGVHFLPGSFDVVLCHGVLMYVEEPDALLAGLARMLAPGGLLSLLVRNGDALAMRAGLAGDWAGALGAFDTTAYRNRLGLEVRADRLGTLTDALAGIGAPLRAWYGVRVFTDLAADDAALPEGDGDLDALLAAEERAGRTDPYRQVAALLHLCGVRG, from the coding sequence ATGGGGCAGGGCACGCAGGCACTGCGGCTGGCCCGGGCCGGACACGCGGTGACCGGGATCGAGCGGGAGTCGAAGCTGATCGCCGTGGCCCAGGAGGCGCTCGCCGCCGAGCCCGAGGGCATTCGCGGGCGGATGCGGATCGTGGAGGGCGACGGCCGGGACACCGGGGTGCACTTCCTGCCGGGCAGTTTCGACGTGGTGCTCTGTCATGGGGTTCTGATGTACGTCGAGGAGCCCGACGCCCTGCTGGCCGGGCTGGCGCGGATGCTGGCGCCGGGTGGGCTGCTGTCCCTGCTCGTCCGCAACGGCGACGCGCTCGCGATGCGGGCCGGGCTCGCCGGGGACTGGGCCGGAGCGCTGGGCGCCTTCGACACCACGGCGTACCGGAACCGGCTCGGGCTGGAGGTGCGGGCGGATCGGCTGGGGACGTTGACGGACGCGCTCGCGGGGATCGGGGCGCCGCTGCGCGCCTGGTACGGGGTGCGGGTGTTCACGGATCTGGCCGCGGACGACGCGGCGCTGCCCGAGGGGGACGGGGATCTCGATGCGCTCCTCGCGGCGGAGGAGCGGGCCGGGCGGACGGATCCTTATCGGCAGGTGGCGGCGTTGCTGCACCTGTGCGGTGTGCGCGGCTGA